In a genomic window of Shouchella clausii:
- the prmA gene encoding 50S ribosomal protein L11 methyltransferase, with the protein MKWAEFRVHTTQEAVEPVSNILHELGAAGVAIEDPQDLVTEWSVKYGEVYELSPEDYPDEGVMVKAYFPMGATFKETIAEVRRRVHNLVSFQIDIGHGTMDYTEVKEEDWATAWKSFYHPVQVTEQVTIVPTWEEYSARPGEIVIELDPGMAFGTGTHPTTILSLQALEHAVKQGDAVIDVGTGSGILAIAAWKFGAEAITALDLDEVAVNSAKANVALNGASDFVDVQQGNLLNGVASESADVLVSNILAEVILQFTADAYRVVKRGGLFLTSGIISSKREAVEGALKAAGFTVQEVNELDDWVAIVAQKPSQA; encoded by the coding sequence ATGAAGTGGGCTGAATTTCGCGTCCATACGACGCAGGAAGCGGTGGAGCCTGTATCAAATATTCTCCATGAATTAGGTGCCGCAGGCGTAGCGATTGAGGATCCCCAGGACCTTGTGACAGAGTGGAGTGTAAAGTATGGGGAGGTGTATGAGCTCTCCCCTGAGGATTACCCAGATGAAGGTGTGATGGTTAAAGCCTATTTTCCAATGGGCGCCACTTTTAAGGAAACGATTGCTGAAGTAAGAAGGCGCGTCCATAATCTCGTTTCCTTTCAAATTGACATTGGCCACGGGACAATGGATTATACAGAAGTAAAAGAAGAAGACTGGGCAACGGCATGGAAGAGCTTTTACCACCCCGTTCAAGTAACGGAGCAAGTCACAATTGTGCCGACATGGGAAGAGTATAGCGCTCGTCCAGGGGAAATCGTCATCGAATTAGATCCAGGGATGGCGTTTGGCACTGGAACACATCCAACGACGATTCTGTCGCTTCAAGCTCTTGAGCATGCGGTCAAGCAAGGGGATGCGGTCATCGATGTTGGCACGGGTTCTGGCATACTTGCGATTGCTGCATGGAAGTTCGGCGCCGAGGCGATTACAGCGTTGGACTTGGATGAGGTAGCTGTGAATAGCGCGAAGGCGAATGTGGCCTTAAACGGCGCTAGTGACTTTGTCGATGTGCAGCAAGGCAATCTCCTAAACGGTGTTGCTAGCGAAAGCGCTGATGTGCTTGTTAGCAACATTCTAGCAGAAGTCATTTTGCAGTTTACGGCCGATGCTTACCGTGTTGTCAAACGAGGCGGGCTCTTTTTAACTTCTGGAATTATCTCTAGCAAAAGAGAAGCTGTCGAAGGGGCATTAAAGGCAGCAGGTTTTACGGTTCAAGAAGTGAACGAATTGGACGACTGGGTAGCGATTGTTGCGCAAAAACCCAGCCAAGCGTAG
- the dnaJ gene encoding molecular chaperone DnaJ: MSKRDYYEVLGVDRNASVEEVKKAYRKLARKYHPDVNKEEDAEAKFKEVKEAYDTLSDPQKKARYDQFGHADPNQGFGGAGASGDFGGFSDIFDMFFGGGGGRRNPNAPRQGDDLQYTMTLEFKEAVFGKETEIEIPREETCGTCHGSGAKPGTKPDTCSHCGGSGQLNVEQNTPFGRVVNRRVCNYCEGTGKIIKQKCSTCSGKGKVRKRKKINIKVPAGIDNGQQLRVAGQGEAGANGGPPGDLYVVFQVKPHEFFERDGEDIYCEVPLTFPQVALGDEIEVPTLTGKVKLKIPAGTQTGTSFRLRGKGVPNVHGRGQGDQHVQVRVVTPKNLTENEKELMREFAGMSGGRPEEQNDGFFDKLRRAFKGD; encoded by the coding sequence GTGAGCAAACGAGATTACTATGAAGTGCTTGGCGTAGACCGGAATGCTTCAGTAGAAGAAGTAAAAAAAGCATATCGAAAACTAGCGCGAAAATATCACCCTGATGTCAACAAGGAAGAGGACGCTGAGGCGAAATTCAAGGAAGTAAAAGAAGCCTATGATACATTGAGCGATCCCCAAAAGAAAGCCCGTTATGACCAGTTTGGCCATGCAGATCCAAACCAAGGGTTTGGAGGAGCCGGCGCAAGTGGCGATTTTGGTGGTTTTAGCGACATTTTTGATATGTTTTTTGGCGGCGGAGGTGGGCGCCGCAATCCAAATGCACCGCGCCAAGGGGATGACCTTCAATATACGATGACATTGGAGTTTAAAGAAGCGGTATTTGGCAAGGAAACCGAAATTGAAATCCCCCGTGAGGAAACATGCGGTACGTGCCATGGATCAGGAGCCAAACCTGGTACAAAGCCAGATACTTGTTCCCATTGCGGTGGGTCTGGTCAACTAAATGTTGAGCAAAACACGCCATTTGGCCGTGTTGTCAATCGCCGTGTTTGTAACTATTGTGAAGGAACTGGAAAAATCATTAAGCAAAAATGTTCTACATGCAGCGGCAAAGGCAAAGTGCGGAAACGTAAAAAAATCAATATTAAAGTGCCAGCAGGAATTGATAATGGCCAACAACTCCGTGTAGCTGGACAAGGTGAAGCTGGTGCAAACGGGGGCCCTCCAGGCGACCTTTACGTCGTCTTCCAAGTGAAGCCACATGAATTTTTTGAACGTGATGGAGAAGACATTTATTGTGAAGTACCGCTCACCTTTCCCCAAGTTGCCCTAGGTGATGAAATTGAAGTGCCAACTTTGACTGGGAAAGTTAAATTAAAAATTCCAGCAGGCACGCAAACAGGCACTAGTTTCCGTCTGAGAGGAAAAGGAGTGCCAAATGTGCATGGGCGCGGCCAAGGCGATCAGCATGTGCAAGTCCGTGTCGTAACGCCCAAAAATTTAACTGAAAATGAAAAAGAATTAATGCGTGAATTTGCCGGTATGAGCGGCGGAAGGCCAGAGGAGCAAAATGACGGATTTTTTGACAAACTGCGCCGTGCTTTCAAAGGCGATTGA
- a CDS encoding 16S rRNA (uracil(1498)-N(3))-methyltransferase: MQRYFIKNEQLTNEVVEITGDDAAHITKVMRMQAGDEVICVNEDGKAVLVQLSQFDPSSVKGTVLNEVDNETELPIRVTVAQGLPKGDKLETIVQKGTELGAYSFAPFSASRSIVKWDEKKGTKKTERLQKIAKEAAEQAHRLFVPTVAKPVPLKTVAEALTHYDVCIVCDEEEAKQGEKANLKRAFAMLKPGMSLLVIVGPEGGLTREEVALLSAKGAVSCSIGPRIVRTETAAMYVLAALSYQFEL; the protein is encoded by the coding sequence ATGCAGCGTTATTTTATTAAAAATGAACAGTTGACAAATGAAGTTGTCGAAATAACTGGAGACGACGCCGCACACATTACAAAAGTGATGCGAATGCAAGCAGGTGATGAAGTCATTTGCGTCAATGAAGACGGCAAAGCCGTGCTTGTTCAGCTTTCGCAATTCGATCCATCTAGCGTCAAAGGCACTGTCCTCAACGAAGTGGACAACGAGACAGAATTGCCGATCCGGGTGACGGTCGCGCAAGGCCTGCCGAAAGGCGATAAGCTTGAAACCATCGTCCAAAAAGGAACAGAACTTGGCGCGTACTCATTCGCGCCTTTTTCTGCGAGTCGATCTATAGTAAAATGGGATGAAAAGAAGGGCACAAAGAAAACGGAGCGTTTGCAAAAGATTGCTAAGGAAGCCGCAGAACAAGCACATCGTCTTTTCGTGCCAACCGTGGCCAAGCCTGTGCCGTTAAAAACGGTTGCCGAGGCTCTTACTCATTATGATGTCTGCATTGTTTGTGATGAAGAAGAAGCGAAGCAAGGTGAAAAGGCAAATTTAAAGCGCGCCTTTGCTATGCTCAAACCAGGCATGTCCCTTTTGGTCATTGTCGGTCCTGAAGGAGGGCTGACTCGTGAGGAAGTGGCGCTTTTGTCGGCCAAGGGCGCGGTCTCTTGCAGCATAGGCCCTCGCATTGTCCGTACCGAAACGGCTGCTATGTACGTGTTAGCCGCTCTTTCGTACCAATTTGAATTATGA
- the dnaK gene encoding molecular chaperone DnaK codes for MSKIIGIDLGTTNSCVAVMEGGEATVIPNPEGNRTTPSVVAFKDGERLVGEVAKRQAITNPNTVISIKRHMGTDYKVDIEGKSYSPQEISAIILQKLKADAEAYLGEKVTKAVITVPAYFNDSQRQATKDAGKIAGLEVDRIVNEPTAAALAYGLEKEDDQTILVYDLGGGTFDVSILELGDGFFEVKATSGDNKLGGDDFDEVIMDHLVAEFKKENGIDLSQDKMAMQRLKDAAEKAKKDLSGVTQTQISLPFITADATGPKHLELTLTRAKFDELSADLVERTLGPTRRALSDAGLSASDIDKVVLVGGSTRIPAVQEAIKKLTGKDPHKGVNPDEVVALGAAVQAGVLTGDVKDVVLLDVTPLSLGIETMGGVFTKLIERNTTIPTSKSQVFSTAADNQPSVDIHVLQGEREMAADNKTLGRFQLTDIPPAPRGVPQIEVTFDIDANGIVNVKAKDLGTNKEQSITITSSSGLSEEEIDKMVQEAEANAEADKKRREQVELRNEADQLVFSTEKTLKDLGDNVDQAEKDKAEAAKDKLKKALEADNTDDIKAAKDELQEIVTALTTKLYEQAAQAQQDSGNESADKQDDNVVDADYEEVNDDDKK; via the coding sequence ATGAGCAAAATTATTGGTATTGACTTAGGGACAACAAACTCTTGTGTGGCCGTAATGGAGGGCGGCGAAGCCACCGTTATCCCAAACCCAGAAGGCAACCGGACAACGCCTTCTGTAGTCGCTTTTAAAGATGGTGAGCGTCTCGTTGGGGAAGTGGCAAAGCGCCAAGCGATCACTAACCCAAATACGGTCATTTCCATTAAACGCCATATGGGTACTGATTACAAAGTAGATATTGAAGGGAAAAGTTACTCCCCTCAAGAAATTTCAGCGATTATTTTGCAAAAGTTAAAAGCCGATGCAGAAGCATATCTTGGCGAGAAAGTTACCAAAGCGGTCATTACCGTGCCAGCTTATTTTAATGACTCCCAACGCCAAGCGACAAAAGACGCGGGCAAAATTGCTGGCCTTGAAGTGGACCGTATCGTCAATGAGCCGACAGCTGCTGCTCTTGCATATGGTCTTGAAAAAGAAGATGACCAAACAATTTTGGTTTATGACCTTGGCGGTGGAACATTCGACGTTTCCATCCTAGAGCTAGGAGACGGCTTCTTCGAAGTAAAAGCCACTTCTGGCGACAACAAACTAGGCGGCGATGATTTTGATGAAGTGATCATGGATCATCTTGTAGCAGAGTTTAAAAAAGAAAATGGCATCGACTTGTCGCAAGATAAAATGGCGATGCAACGCTTAAAAGATGCTGCCGAGAAAGCGAAAAAAGATTTATCTGGCGTTACGCAAACGCAAATTTCGTTGCCATTTATTACTGCTGATGCAACAGGTCCTAAGCACTTAGAGTTAACATTGACTCGTGCGAAATTCGATGAGTTGTCTGCTGACCTTGTAGAACGGACGCTTGGCCCAACACGCCGTGCGCTCTCCGATGCTGGTCTGTCCGCATCGGACATCGACAAAGTCGTCCTTGTTGGTGGATCGACTCGTATCCCGGCTGTACAAGAGGCAATCAAAAAGCTAACGGGCAAAGACCCTCATAAAGGCGTCAACCCTGACGAAGTAGTAGCGCTTGGGGCTGCAGTGCAAGCAGGTGTCTTGACTGGTGATGTTAAAGACGTTGTGCTTCTTGACGTAACACCATTGTCCCTTGGAATTGAGACGATGGGCGGCGTATTCACAAAACTAATCGAACGCAACACGACAATTCCTACGTCAAAATCACAAGTGTTTTCAACAGCTGCTGACAATCAGCCATCCGTTGATATTCATGTGCTTCAAGGGGAACGGGAAATGGCTGCCGACAACAAAACGCTTGGCCGTTTCCAGTTAACAGACATCCCGCCAGCACCACGGGGAGTTCCGCAAATTGAAGTGACATTTGATATTGACGCTAACGGCATTGTCAATGTTAAGGCGAAAGATCTTGGAACCAACAAAGAACAATCGATTACAATCACGTCTTCTTCAGGCCTATCAGAAGAAGAAATTGATAAAATGGTACAAGAAGCCGAAGCAAATGCTGAAGCGGACAAAAAGCGTCGCGAGCAAGTAGAATTGCGTAACGAAGCAGATCAGCTCGTCTTTTCGACTGAAAAAACGTTAAAAGATTTAGGCGACAATGTTGATCAAGCAGAAAAAGACAAAGCCGAAGCGGCGAAAGACAAGTTGAAAAAAGCACTTGAAGCCGACAACACAGACGACATTAAAGCTGCCAAGGACGAACTTCAAGAAATCGTCACTGCTTTGACGACAAAGTTGTATGAGCAAGCGGCACAAGCTCAACAAGACAGCGGCAATGAAAGTGCAGATAAGCAAGACGACAACGTTGTTGACGCAGACTACGAAGAAGTGAACGACGACGACAAAAAATAA
- the grpE gene encoding nucleotide exchange factor GrpE, which produces MAEEKNEELQTEETEQTKVEDGHGDSAEQEETENNSGSEVEEQEEPEVHPLEIELNELKDRLARVRADYENFRRRTKEEKEAQAKYRAQGFIEKLLPALDNFERALLVEPKHEEAKQLLQGMEMVYRQVEEALKQEGVEPIPTEGELFDPHLHQAVMQVSEEGYEPNQIVEELQKGYKLKDRVIRHSMVKVNQ; this is translated from the coding sequence GTGGCAGAAGAGAAGAACGAGGAACTGCAAACAGAAGAAACAGAACAAACAAAAGTAGAAGACGGCCACGGCGATTCCGCTGAGCAAGAAGAGACTGAAAACAATAGCGGAAGTGAAGTTGAAGAACAAGAAGAGCCAGAGGTTCACCCTCTTGAAATAGAGCTAAATGAATTAAAAGACCGTCTCGCTCGCGTTCGTGCTGATTATGAAAATTTTCGCCGTCGCACGAAAGAGGAGAAAGAGGCGCAGGCAAAATACCGCGCCCAAGGCTTTATTGAAAAATTGCTCCCTGCACTTGATAACTTCGAACGCGCTTTGTTGGTCGAACCTAAACATGAAGAAGCAAAACAATTGCTCCAAGGAATGGAAATGGTGTACCGCCAAGTAGAAGAAGCATTAAAACAAGAAGGGGTAGAACCGATTCCTACAGAAGGTGAGCTGTTCGACCCACATCTCCACCAAGCAGTAATGCAAGTGTCAGAGGAAGGCTATGAGCCGAACCAAATTGTTGAGGAACTTCAAAAAGGGTACAAACTAAAAGACCGAGTGATTCGTCACTCAATGGTGAAAGTAAATCAATAG
- a CDS encoding class I SAM-dependent methyltransferase yields MTQKARDTFGPNANAYVTSKNHAKGEDLELLKALISNSEAKTALDIATGAGHAAKTIAPYVQNVIAVDVTPEMLAAAKNVAATNHITNIEFVEATAEKLPFSAFSFDLAVCRIAAHHFDEVPAFLREAYRVLKQGGQLYLLDNVAFEEDALDRFYNKLETYRDPSHVRAYKKSEWLKMAEEAGFAVKQLHTFCKQFDFHDWTARVQLNEAKKRDLGKWMLAAGEREKRAYAIKEVDGEVSTFCGQSILLELEKN; encoded by the coding sequence ATGACACAAAAAGCAAGAGACACGTTTGGACCGAATGCGAATGCCTATGTAACAAGCAAGAACCATGCGAAAGGAGAAGATTTAGAACTGTTAAAGGCGCTTATTAGCAACAGCGAAGCGAAGACGGCGCTTGATATCGCGACCGGGGCGGGGCATGCTGCTAAAACGATTGCCCCTTATGTGCAGAACGTCATAGCTGTCGATGTGACGCCAGAAATGCTAGCTGCCGCTAAAAATGTAGCAGCGACGAATCACATAACCAATATTGAATTTGTCGAAGCTACTGCTGAAAAGCTACCATTTTCCGCTTTTTCGTTTGATCTAGCCGTTTGCCGTATTGCCGCCCACCATTTTGACGAAGTGCCTGCTTTTTTAAGGGAAGCTTACAGAGTCCTCAAACAAGGAGGGCAGCTCTATTTGCTCGATAATGTGGCTTTTGAGGAAGACGCCCTTGACCGCTTTTATAATAAGCTTGAAACATACCGCGATCCGAGCCATGTTCGCGCTTATAAAAAATCAGAATGGTTAAAAATGGCAGAAGAAGCTGGTTTTGCAGTTAAACAGCTGCACACGTTTTGCAAGCAATTTGATTTTCATGACTGGACAGCGAGGGTGCAGTTGAATGAAGCAAAAAAACGCGATTTAGGAAAGTGGATGTTAGCGGCAGGAGAAAGAGAAAAACGGGCATATGCGATCAAAGAAGTAGACGGAGAGGTCTCTACATTTTGTGGGCAATCAATTTTGCTTGAGCTTGAAAAAAACTAG
- the deoC gene encoding deoxyribose-phosphate aldolase → MATDIARLIDHTLLKADATKEQILQLCKEAQTYQFASVCINPYWVKLAAEQLKEDKHVAVCTVIGFPLGQSTPETKAYETKNAIDNGATEVDMVINVAALKDKQDQMVLNDIRAVVDAAKDKALTKVILETCLLTNEEKERACALAVQAGADYVKTSTGFSTGGATVEDIALMRRVVGADVGVKASGGIRDLAAVNAMVEAGATRIGASAGVAIVTGATGSSGY, encoded by the coding sequence ATGGCAACCGATATTGCAAGGTTGATTGACCATACACTGCTTAAGGCAGATGCGACAAAGGAACAAATTCTCCAATTATGCAAAGAAGCACAAACATACCAATTTGCCTCAGTCTGCATTAACCCCTATTGGGTAAAACTCGCCGCTGAACAATTGAAAGAGGACAAACATGTTGCAGTTTGTACAGTAATTGGCTTTCCTCTAGGCCAATCAACGCCTGAAACGAAAGCGTATGAAACAAAAAATGCGATTGACAATGGCGCCACTGAAGTCGACATGGTTATCAATGTTGCTGCTCTTAAAGATAAACAAGACCAAATGGTGTTAAATGATATTCGAGCAGTTGTCGATGCTGCAAAAGACAAAGCACTGACAAAAGTCATTCTCGAAACATGCTTGTTGACGAACGAGGAAAAAGAGCGAGCATGTGCACTTGCTGTTCAAGCAGGAGCTGATTATGTCAAAACGTCTACAGGCTTCTCAACAGGAGGAGCTACGGTGGAAGATATTGCGCTAATGCGCCGAGTTGTCGGCGCTGATGTAGGTGTCAAAGCTTCAGGCGGTATTCGTGATTTAGCAGCTGTGAATGCGATGGTAGAAGCAGGCGCAACTCGTATTGGCGCAAGTGCAGGAGTAGCGATCGTAACAGGTGCAACAGGAAGCAGCGGCTACTAA
- a CDS encoding dicarboxylate/amino acid:cation symporter, whose protein sequence is MRQFLQQYRFSLILLGAVAIGGACGVYFGEDATIVRPFGDLFLNFMFMMIVPLVFFSISSAIATMNGMKRLGKIMGTMFAVFFVTAAIAGVLALFGSSLVPPLSETETASLQGELSSYTPEEANEEFNLLEELVQTITVPDFADLFSRSNMLQLIVLSVFVGLATTAVGEQGKPFAQFLRSGQTVMMKIISYIMYYAPIGLGCYFAAIIGELGSQLLGGYLRVLLLYIGITVVYFFGFFTLYAYVAGGKFGIKTFWKHAVAPSTTALATCSSAASIPVNLQAAKRMGVPKDIAETVIPLGANTHKDGSVIGGVLKIVFLFTLFGKEMASPTAVLSILAVAFLVGAVMGAIPGGGLVGEMLILSIFGFPPEALPLIAVISTIIDAPATLLNSCGNTVCSMLTARFVEGRQWLSTQRS, encoded by the coding sequence ATGAGACAATTTTTACAGCAGTACCGCTTTTCACTGATTTTACTAGGAGCCGTTGCTATAGGAGGGGCATGCGGCGTTTATTTTGGGGAGGATGCGACGATCGTTCGCCCATTTGGCGATCTATTCCTTAACTTTATGTTTATGATGATCGTACCACTTGTGTTTTTTAGCATTTCCTCAGCGATTGCAACGATGAACGGGATGAAGCGCTTAGGAAAAATAATGGGCACCATGTTTGCAGTCTTTTTTGTGACAGCGGCAATTGCCGGCGTTTTGGCACTTTTTGGATCTTCCCTTGTCCCGCCTTTATCAGAGACTGAAACAGCTTCACTGCAAGGAGAGCTCTCTTCTTATACGCCTGAAGAAGCTAATGAAGAATTCAATTTGCTTGAAGAGCTTGTACAAACAATTACTGTCCCAGACTTCGCCGATCTTTTTTCGCGAAGCAACATGCTACAATTGATTGTTCTATCTGTATTTGTTGGTTTGGCCACTACAGCCGTTGGTGAACAGGGCAAGCCGTTCGCCCAATTTTTACGTTCAGGTCAGACTGTCATGATGAAAATTATTTCTTATATTATGTATTACGCTCCGATCGGTTTAGGATGTTATTTTGCCGCTATTATTGGCGAACTCGGAAGCCAACTACTTGGTGGATATTTACGCGTACTCCTCCTATATATCGGCATTACAGTGGTTTATTTTTTTGGTTTTTTTACTTTATATGCATACGTTGCCGGCGGCAAGTTTGGCATCAAAACATTTTGGAAACATGCGGTCGCGCCATCGACAACTGCGTTGGCAACATGTTCAAGTGCAGCGAGCATTCCCGTTAATTTGCAGGCAGCAAAACGGATGGGCGTTCCAAAGGACATTGCTGAAACGGTAATTCCTTTAGGGGCTAATACCCATAAAGACGGGTCTGTGATTGGCGGCGTTTTAAAGATTGTCTTTCTCTTTACGCTTTTTGGTAAAGAAATGGCAAGCCCTACCGCTGTTTTAAGCATCTTGGCAGTCGCTTTTTTAGTTGGCGCCGTGATGGGAGCCATTCCTGGCGGTGGCCTTGTTGGTGAAATGCTTATTCTTAGCATTTTTGGCTTTCCACCAGAAGCATTGCCGTTAATTGCTGTCATTTCCACGATTATTGACGCCCCAGCTACACTGCTTAACTCATGTGGAAACACCGTTTGTTCGATGTTGACTGCCCGTTTTGTTGAAGGGCGACAGTGGCTCAGTACCCAGCGATCATAA
- the mtaB gene encoding tRNA (N(6)-L-threonylcarbamoyladenosine(37)-C(2))-methylthiotransferase MtaB — MSTVAFHTLGCKVNHYETEAIWQLFKQEGYEKVEFEQTADVYVINTCTVTNTGDKKSRQVIRRAIRKNPDAVICVTGCYAQTSPAEVMAIPGVDIVVGTQDRSKMLGYIDQYKKERQPINAVGNIMKSRVYEELDVPSFTDRTRASLKIQEGCNNFCTFCIIPWARGLMRSRDPQEVVRQAQQLVHAGYKEIVLTGIHTGGYGEDLKDYSLARLLEDLEKVEGLKRLRISSIEASQLTDEVIAVIGKSSKVVRHMHIPLQSGSDTVLKRMRRKYTMAAYEERIEKLKQALPRLAITSDVIVGFPGETEEEFQETYDFIAKHKFSELHVFPYSMRTGTPAARMTDQIDEAIKNERVHRLIELSNQLAKEYASSFENEVLEVIPEERDKDNPESGLFVGYTDNYLKVKLEADETMIGKLVRVKIKEAGYPYNRGEFVRVLEDYKQIV; from the coding sequence TTGTCAACTGTTGCGTTTCATACATTAGGTTGTAAAGTAAACCATTACGAGACGGAAGCGATTTGGCAGCTGTTTAAACAAGAAGGCTATGAAAAAGTCGAGTTTGAACAGACTGCAGACGTCTATGTCATTAATACATGTACGGTCACCAATACAGGTGACAAAAAAAGCAGGCAAGTCATTCGCCGCGCGATTCGCAAAAACCCAGACGCTGTTATTTGCGTAACTGGCTGTTATGCGCAAACGTCCCCTGCGGAAGTGATGGCCATTCCTGGGGTCGATATTGTTGTCGGTACGCAAGACCGCTCGAAAATGCTTGGTTACATCGACCAATATAAAAAAGAGCGGCAGCCAATCAACGCTGTCGGCAATATTATGAAATCAAGGGTATATGAAGAATTGGATGTGCCTTCATTTACAGATCGGACACGGGCGTCCTTAAAAATTCAAGAAGGCTGCAACAATTTCTGCACATTTTGCATTATTCCTTGGGCGCGAGGGTTGATGCGTTCCCGTGATCCGCAAGAAGTCGTGCGCCAAGCCCAGCAACTTGTTCATGCTGGCTACAAAGAAATCGTGTTGACTGGCATTCATACTGGCGGCTATGGCGAAGATTTGAAGGATTATAGCCTTGCCCGTTTGTTAGAGGATTTGGAAAAGGTAGAGGGGCTGAAACGGCTTCGTATTTCGTCGATTGAGGCGAGCCAATTAACCGACGAGGTCATTGCGGTGATCGGCAAATCAAGCAAAGTGGTCCGCCATATGCATATTCCGCTCCAATCTGGATCGGATACTGTGCTGAAACGGATGCGCAGGAAGTATACGATGGCTGCTTATGAAGAACGGATCGAAAAGTTAAAACAAGCCCTTCCACGGCTTGCAATTACGTCTGATGTCATTGTTGGCTTTCCTGGCGAGACAGAAGAAGAGTTCCAAGAAACATACGACTTTATCGCCAAACATAAGTTCAGTGAATTGCATGTATTCCCTTATTCGATGCGCACAGGTACGCCAGCTGCCCGGATGACAGACCAAATTGATGAGGCCATAAAAAATGAACGTGTGCACCGCTTAATTGAATTGTCAAACCAATTAGCGAAAGAATATGCTTCAAGTTTTGAGAATGAAGTGCTTGAAGTCATACCAGAAGAGCGAGATAAAGACAACCCTGAAAGCGGCTTGTTTGTCGGCTATACAGATAACTATTTAAAAGTAAAACTAGAGGCTGATGAAACAATGATTGGAAAATTGGTGCGCGTAAAAATCAAAGAGGCGGGCTATCCATATAACCGTGGCGAATTTGTCCGCGTTTTAGAAGATTACAAGCAAATTGTGTAA
- a CDS encoding aldo/keto reductase — MKQSILGKSGLRVYPIGLGTNAVGGHNLYPNLDENAGKDLVRQSIQHGGNFLDTAFIYGEGRSEELIGEVLQEFKRSDVIVATKAAHKKQGNDYVFDNSPSFLTKAVDDALKRLQTDYIDLFYIHFPDESTPKDEAVQALAELKKAGKIRAIGVSNFSLEQLKEANKNGDVDVYQGEYNLLNREAEETIFPYVTEHRISFVPYFPLVSGLLAGKYDKETTFPSGDLRNSQKHFQGETFKENIDKVNKLQPIADNHGADIAHVVLAWYLMRPEIDVVIPGAKRAEQWIANKKAADIQLTDTEKAYISDLFS, encoded by the coding sequence ATGAAACAGTCGATTCTCGGAAAATCAGGGCTACGTGTATATCCCATTGGTCTTGGCACCAATGCTGTTGGCGGGCACAACCTTTACCCGAACTTAGATGAAAACGCTGGTAAAGACTTGGTGCGCCAAAGCATTCAACATGGCGGCAATTTTCTTGATACAGCATTTATTTATGGCGAAGGACGCTCAGAAGAATTAATTGGCGAAGTTCTGCAAGAGTTTAAGCGAAGCGATGTGATTGTTGCTACCAAAGCCGCCCATAAAAAACAAGGCAACGATTATGTATTTGATAATTCTCCGTCCTTTTTAACAAAAGCAGTCGATGATGCGTTAAAACGACTGCAAACGGATTACATTGATTTGTTTTATATTCATTTCCCTGACGAATCAACGCCAAAAGACGAGGCCGTCCAAGCATTGGCTGAATTAAAAAAGGCAGGAAAAATTCGTGCAATAGGTGTGTCAAACTTTAGCTTAGAACAATTAAAAGAGGCAAATAAAAACGGGGATGTCGATGTTTACCAAGGTGAATACAATTTACTGAACCGGGAGGCAGAAGAGACGATTTTTCCGTACGTCACAGAGCACCGAATTTCATTCGTCCCTTACTTCCCACTCGTATCAGGCTTGCTTGCTGGTAAATATGACAAAGAAACCACTTTCCCTAGCGGCGATTTGCGCAATTCACAAAAGCATTTCCAAGGAGAAACGTTTAAGGAAAACATCGACAAGGTCAACAAACTACAACCTATCGCAGACAACCATGGCGCCGACATCGCCCATGTAGTGCTGGCTTGGTATTTGATGCGTCCAGAAATCGATGTTGTCATCCCTGGAGCAAAGCGTGCTGAACAATGGATAGCTAACAAAAAGGCCGCTGATATCCAGTTAACAGACACAGAAAAAGCGTATATAAGCGACCTGTTTTCATAA